A window from Alphaproteobacteria bacterium encodes these proteins:
- the cobU gene encoding bifunctional adenosylcobinamide kinase/adenosylcobinamide-phosphate guanylyltransferase, translating into MADPSLSSYDRVVLVLGGARAGKSRYAEALVTSRRTPWIYLATARPGDEEMAARIRQHEALRGEGWRTYEAPIEVADMIVRHGEAHQTLLVDSLTLWLSNLIRDGRNIEEETTRLSHALSEKAATIVLVSNEAGLGMIPPDAGARRFRDELGRLNQRIAADADRVVFMAAGLPLTLKPAG; encoded by the coding sequence ATGGCCGACCCCTCCCTGTCTTCGTATGACCGAGTTGTTCTCGTCCTTGGCGGGGCGCGGGCGGGCAAGAGCCGGTATGCCGAGGCGCTCGTAACCAGTCGGCGGACCCCCTGGATTTATCTCGCCACCGCCCGGCCGGGGGACGAGGAGATGGCCGCCCGCATCCGCCAGCACGAAGCGCTTCGCGGCGAGGGCTGGCGCACCTACGAGGCGCCGATCGAGGTCGCGGACATGATCGTGCGCCATGGCGAGGCGCATCAGACGCTTCTCGTGGACAGCCTGACGCTCTGGCTCAGCAATCTCATCCGCGACGGGCGGAACATCGAGGAGGAGACGACGCGGCTTAGCCATGCGCTGTCGGAGAAGGCAGCGACGATCGTCCTTGTCTCGAACGAGGCGGGGCTCGGCATGATCCCGCCCGATGCGGGCGCGCGCCGCTTCCGGGACGAGCTGGGCCGCCTCAACCAGCGTATTGCCGCCGATGCCGACCGGGTCGTGTTCATGGCCGCGGGGCTGCCGTTGACGCTGAAGCCGGCGGGGTAA
- a CDS encoding HAD family hydrolase, with the protein MPVRHEPSAPDAAKPASATRPAIFFDRDGTLIRDHGYVFRPADVVWMPDAPAAIRYANDRGWLVFVVTNQSGVARGFFSTADVEALHHWMTRELARQGAHVDAFYYCPHHPEAGSGPFTGPCDCRKPAPGLILAACRDWPVDPVRSVLVGDADRDQEAAARAGIRACRYEGGSLKRLVAGALEPATGAPPDRAHPRGAPRNR; encoded by the coding sequence TTGCCCGTCCGACATGAGCCTTCGGCCCCTGATGCCGCCAAACCTGCCTCGGCGACCCGTCCGGCGATCTTCTTCGATCGTGACGGCACGCTGATTCGGGATCACGGCTATGTCTTTCGTCCGGCCGATGTCGTCTGGATGCCCGATGCGCCGGCCGCCATCCGATACGCCAACGATCGGGGCTGGCTGGTCTTCGTCGTCACCAACCAGTCGGGCGTGGCGCGGGGTTTCTTCTCGACCGCCGATGTTGAAGCGCTGCACCACTGGATGACGCGCGAACTCGCCAGGCAAGGGGCCCATGTGGACGCCTTCTACTATTGCCCGCATCATCCGGAGGCCGGCAGCGGTCCCTTCACGGGTCCTTGCGACTGCCGCAAGCCGGCGCCGGGACTGATCCTCGCCGCCTGTCGCGACTGGCCTGTGGATCCGGTGCGCAGCGTCCTCGTCGGCGACGCGGATCGCGATCAGGAGGCGGCCGCACGGGCGGGCATTCGCGCCTGCCGCTACGAGGGGGGCAGCCTGAAACGGCTGGTCGCGGGCGCTCTCGAACCGGCCACCGGCGCCCCACCCGATCGAGCGCACCCCCGGGGAGCCCCCCGGAATCGCTGA